A single Elephas maximus indicus isolate mEleMax1 chromosome 2, mEleMax1 primary haplotype, whole genome shotgun sequence DNA region contains:
- the CAMLG gene encoding guided entry of tail-anchored proteins factor CAMLG isoform X2, translating into MEPVFVATDGGDRPGSPAGSSLSASQRRAELRRRKLLMNSEQRINRIMGFHRPGSSAEESQTKSKQMDSDKLNSLTVPSVSKRVVLGDSVTTGTTDQQGGVLEVKGTQLGDKLDSFLKPSECSNDVNIELRQRNRGDLTADSVQRASRHGLEQYLSRFEEAMKLRKQLISEKPSQEDGSTAEEFDSFRIFRLVGCALLALGVRAFVCKYLSIFAPFLTLQLAYMGLYKYFPKSEKKIKTTVLTAALLLSGIPAEVINRSMDTYSKMAEVFTDLCVYFFTFIFCHELLDYWGSEVP; encoded by the exons ATGGAGCCGGTGTTCGTCGCTACCGACGGCGGGGACCGTCCGGGGTCACCTGCGGGCTCAAGCCTGTCGGCTTCCCAGCGTCGGGCCGAGCTGCGGCGAAGAAAGCTCCTCATGAACTCGGAACAGCGCATCAACCGCATCATGGGCTTTCACAGGCCCGGGAGCAGTGCTG aagaaagtCAGACAAAGTCAAAGCAGATGGACAGTGATAAACTGAATTCCCTCACCGTTCCTTCAGTTTCAAAGCGAGTAGTGCTGGGTGATTCAGTCACCACAGGAACAACTGACCAGCAGGGTGGTGTGCTTGAAGTAAAGGGGACCCAACTGGGAGACAAACTGGACTCTTTCCTGAAACCATCTGAGTGCAGTAACGATGTCAACATTGAGCTCCGGCAGCGAAACAGGGGGGACCTGACAGCGGACAGTGTTCAGAGGGCTTCTCGCCATGGCCTAGAACAGTATCTCTCCAGATTTGAAGAAGCAATGAAGCTAAGGAAACAGCTGATTAGTGAGAAACCCAGTCAAGAGGATGGAAGTACAGCAGAAGAATTTGACTCTTTTCGAATATTCAGATTGGTGGGATGTGCTCTTCTTGCCCTTGGAGTCAGGGCTTTTGTTTGCAAATATTTG TCCATATTTGCTCCATTTCTTACTTTACAACTTGCGTACATGGGACTATACAAATATTTTCCCaag AGTGAAAAGAAGATAAAGACAACAGTACTAACTGCAGCACTTCTATTATCTGGAATTCCTGCTGAAGTGATAAATCGATCGATGGATACCTATAGCAAAATGGCCGAAGTCTTCACAGATCTCTGTGTCTACTTTTTCACTTTTATCTTTTGCCATGAACTGCTTGATTATTGGGGCTCAGAAGTACCTTGA
- the CAMLG gene encoding guided entry of tail-anchored proteins factor CAMLG isoform X1, producing MEPVFVATDGGDRPGSPAGSSLSASQRRAELRRRKLLMNSEQRINRIMGFHRPGSSAEEESQTKSKQMDSDKLNSLTVPSVSKRVVLGDSVTTGTTDQQGGVLEVKGTQLGDKLDSFLKPSECSNDVNIELRQRNRGDLTADSVQRASRHGLEQYLSRFEEAMKLRKQLISEKPSQEDGSTAEEFDSFRIFRLVGCALLALGVRAFVCKYLSIFAPFLTLQLAYMGLYKYFPKSEKKIKTTVLTAALLLSGIPAEVINRSMDTYSKMAEVFTDLCVYFFTFIFCHELLDYWGSEVP from the exons ATGGAGCCGGTGTTCGTCGCTACCGACGGCGGGGACCGTCCGGGGTCACCTGCGGGCTCAAGCCTGTCGGCTTCCCAGCGTCGGGCCGAGCTGCGGCGAAGAAAGCTCCTCATGAACTCGGAACAGCGCATCAACCGCATCATGGGCTTTCACAGGCCCGGGAGCAGTGCTG aagaagaaagtCAGACAAAGTCAAAGCAGATGGACAGTGATAAACTGAATTCCCTCACCGTTCCTTCAGTTTCAAAGCGAGTAGTGCTGGGTGATTCAGTCACCACAGGAACAACTGACCAGCAGGGTGGTGTGCTTGAAGTAAAGGGGACCCAACTGGGAGACAAACTGGACTCTTTCCTGAAACCATCTGAGTGCAGTAACGATGTCAACATTGAGCTCCGGCAGCGAAACAGGGGGGACCTGACAGCGGACAGTGTTCAGAGGGCTTCTCGCCATGGCCTAGAACAGTATCTCTCCAGATTTGAAGAAGCAATGAAGCTAAGGAAACAGCTGATTAGTGAGAAACCCAGTCAAGAGGATGGAAGTACAGCAGAAGAATTTGACTCTTTTCGAATATTCAGATTGGTGGGATGTGCTCTTCTTGCCCTTGGAGTCAGGGCTTTTGTTTGCAAATATTTG TCCATATTTGCTCCATTTCTTACTTTACAACTTGCGTACATGGGACTATACAAATATTTTCCCaag AGTGAAAAGAAGATAAAGACAACAGTACTAACTGCAGCACTTCTATTATCTGGAATTCCTGCTGAAGTGATAAATCGATCGATGGATACCTATAGCAAAATGGCCGAAGTCTTCACAGATCTCTGTGTCTACTTTTTCACTTTTATCTTTTGCCATGAACTGCTTGATTATTGGGGCTCAGAAGTACCTTGA